In Nitrospirota bacterium, a single window of DNA contains:
- a CDS encoding type II toxin-antitoxin system HicB family antitoxin, whose translation MYRFLVVIEKANGNYSAYSPDLPGCVATGATREEAEQSMHEAIELHLQGLKEDGLSIPQSTSFAEYVAVR comes from the coding sequence ATGTATCGTTTTCTTGTTGTAATCGAGAAGGCAAATGGAAACTATTCTGCATATTCACCTGACTTGCCCGGATGTGTAGCTACAGGGGCTACGCGCGAAGAAGCAGAGCAAAGTATGCATGAAGCCATTGAATTGCACTTGCAAGGGCTGAAGGAAGATGGGCTGTCCATCCCTCAGTCAACTTCCTTTGCAGAGTATGTTGCCGTCAGATAA